The Corvus moneduloides isolate bCorMon1 chromosome 16, bCorMon1.pri, whole genome shotgun sequence genomic sequence CACAGGAAGCTTTGTCAAACGGCAACCATCTACATTCATGGCCCGGCTGACAGACAAGACTTCTCTCTTGCCCAGGGACAGGACTCGaggaaatggcatgaagctgagtcacGGGAGGTTTAGGTTACgtgtcaggaaaaggtttttcacccagatgGCGGCTGAACGCTGGTACAGGCTCCCTAAGAAGTGGTCACACTAGCAAGCCTGCCTGAGTTCAAGAGGGTGTctggcacatggtgggattgcTGGAGagtcctgcacagggccaggagttggacttgatgaccctgatgggtcctttccaactcagtaTATTCTATTTATTCTAAAACCAGGCTATTAGGTGCTTAAGAACCTCTCCAACTGTTTGTTGCATAACAGTAATCTCTTCTATGAAAGAGGAAACATTCTGAAATTATCAGTCATATATGAAAACGTGCCATTTTGGGTCACAGAACTTTGTCTGTAAGCTCACTTGATCAACTGATGGATAATCTGCATCATGAGGCTTTGCAGGAACATTTCCATTtgattaataaaatatttccatgaagTATTACAGGCATTCAGCAAAATTTCAGATATAAATACCACACCTATTTGTGCAATTTACTAGTAGAAAGAATGATCAGAATCCAGAGGCCACATGTTTAGGCAGCTATTAATTCACAAGTTCTCTCCTCAGCAAGGTGTTGAAATCAAATGTTTTGTCGACAAGCCAAATGAAGTCATTGTCTTGACTTTACTAAatcattcaaaagaaaatgtacatGTGGGAAATTCTCATAATTCTTCAAAGTTCCCAGCACAAAATATATCAAGCACATTAAATTAAGCATCTTGAACTATGAAAACTGATTAGAATCATCACATATTTGTTTCAATCCACAGTTCTTTCCAGACTTACGTAATAGCAGATAGTTCACAATTAGATCATGtcagaaggaggaaaggagagcaCAGTACTGTCTGATAGTTTGATCTTCTCAGCATCTAAGTGCTTAGCAAATGGAATCATAATAGGCAATATCAGTTTGCTCACAACGCCTCAGCATCACACCTGAAGTAACTCTTCCTTAATACAAAACCTTTACAAAACTCGACTTTAAGGTGAACGGTAACAAACTAATTTCTCAGTTTATCAAAGTAGTCTTGAACTTCTTGTGACTGGGCAGTAGTACTTCATCCTTTCTTAAGctccacacacagaaaaagatgGAATAAATACCTTTCTGAAGTTCAAATaccaagcaaagcaaaatgacAACACTATTGACCAGATTCTTCATAAATTATTGGCAATTGTTCAAATTGCAAGAGATGGAATGCACCAACAGATTGGGTTTTCAGTAGGCCTGCAGTGAGGAGGAATCTTAAGAAGAGTCTTCAAGTAcctaacaattttttttatgctttgaaAACCTTggattaaaagcagaaaaatcaccTGGGCTTACGCGCAGCTCTGAAGAACCTCCCTTGCCCATTGCATTCCATGAACTCCCATGAACCACAGGAGTGATCTTCAGGCCAAAGATATGAATCTACCCCACATCAGGTATAAGCATTCAAAATGGGTACCAGCCCTTCAAAGTATGCAGCACCTGTCAACACACATTTAAGTGGACAAACTGGTAAAACATACCTGAATCCACAATTGCTTTGTGACATCTCACTCTCTACTCCTGCCACCTTTCGAACTCACAGATTCCACCTATAGCCCAAGAAATAGAAATACCTCTCCCAGGAAAGTTCTAGTTCCTTCCTAAAAAGGCAGTAGCTAAGTAAGACTGGATTAGGAATACTGAAGTTCTAAGCGGAGTGATGCCTGTAAGAGATGCTCATAGTTTTCTAATAACAGCATggtcagttaaaaaaaaaaggacttctAGAATGCAGACATCAGCCTTCCAGATACCTTCTTGCCAGCTTACTGCTACCAAGATCTGGCTGGCTGAAAGCTTTTGGTGGGCAGGATGGAAGTCTACTGAGGGAAGATTTTCAAGGTGTGAAAAAACATAGCAATTAACTTGTTATGGTAAAATGACAAAATCTAAACATTACAGAAAACATGTTTAAGCACACCGAGAATTATACCTAGTTAACAAGCCAATGGAGGTCATTTTGCCAGACTTTTTATGTAAGGCCAAGTTTTGTCACATGGAACAGCAGTGGCACCGTGAACCTCCATCACTGCCAAACTCCCCTGTATAAAGCTGGGGATCTGTCTGGATCTCTATAGCAGAGACTAAATCCAAAAGGGGTATGGGCTTGCCTCCAGTGGACACAACACATGGCTGGAATTTGACAGCTGGAGAACAAATGGACAGCACTGCAACAGCCTTAAAATACATGTCATCTTGGTTAGAATGGCACATATAGCTTACTACAGACTCAGACCAAAGATGCCCTGTGCTATTCAAATTTGAGTGACAAGGAGTGTACTTCGTACGTGATGAAATTTCTCGTGATGCAAAGGGAACACTTTTCTGTCTTCCTCATCTCAGCCATTTACAGGACACCTTCTCTCCCTTACCACCAGACACAGTAAACCAGGGATTTGCTTCTCTCAGGTTTCCATACGTGGTGGGATAGAGAAGACTACAAGAACGCAGTTGGCTCCAAAAGCAAAGGCAACTGCACTGCCTCTTTTAAAGACTGGAAAAGCTGAACTGCCATCAAGTTCAACCATATAACACAGTTTTTAAGAGATCAATAATAAATCTCTTTCACCCTATACAAGAAAATATTCGACATTCAtgtattttctgagaaatttgatatgccattttttttaaaagactgcttCTAGAAACAGTAGCCTAGGAGTTTTTTCAACATTATAGAGAAACCTTTCTTTGGTGGAAGGAAAAGCACATCATAGTATGACAACTCAAAATGCCAAGTAATGGTATGTGTAGTGAGTGAATAAATAGGTGTGATGTTtatactgcttttaaaacaagaaaggaaTGCCTTTGTCCAGACCTAGGTCATTCCTCTATGCAAGGTCTAGGAACACAGGCATGCCACACAGGAAGTTGTGTCTTTGTAACACTACAAGAAATGTTTGACCACAAAAAATAGCCAAAATTTGAAGAGGGTAAAGGAGAttgatatgaaaaatattttcattttatagatATGCTTTAAGTACCATATATTTTCCCCTTTGTATcaatatttgcctttttctaaCCAGATTACTTTATTATCTATATTTCAAttgcttacatttttttccagagttccTGAATGTTTGGCCAAGGATCAAAAACAGAATTGACATCTCATTataaaatgagacaaaaaaaaaaagtcaagtaaTCAATTGTACAAAGTTTTCACACTTCCTTCTCTACTCAGATAAATAGGTTGGCCCCACTAAAATGCACAACACATACACACCCTGGAAAAAAAGCTTCTAGACCTCATCTGCCGAAAAGGTGAAAAACTAGTTACTATTTCAATAGTAGCCTTTTCTTCCCCATACTAACTAGTTTCTCTTTTAGTTAGCATTAATTAAAAGCATGCTGGTAAGTTTACCATCCCTTGATTAAACACACATATGActtatattaaaatttaaacttaATGTTTAAAATGCTTCAGAAGCCAACATCTCAATTTTAGAAATTTCAGTGCTATGTTCAGCATTTTACTCTTCCAAAACTTTTATCATTGGAGCCTGTCTGTCAGACAAATACATCTGATTCACTCACATAATTACTAAAGTACCACACAAATCCTGCAACCAGAGCTATATTAGGAATTACACAAGGGTGCAACTGACTTGGCTACAAATGCCATATACCAATAAGCTGGGGGACtgtgaggaaaggaagagaaaacaaagaggtgGTACGTAGGAGAGGCATATAAAAGCTCCCTGATGAAACACAGTTTAATGATAATCTGAGAGTCACAGAAAACTCCAGCCCCATAAAATGCAAGGCTGGTACATGATTCGGCATGTGTGCGTGTGGATTGGTTTTAACTCATCTTAAGTGAAGCTGGTAATGCAAGGTCTATCCACTAGTCTGCAGCAGAAACCGAACTGAAGTGCACAAAAGCAAGATCTTCACTGCAATGATATGCATGTGGAAGCCTCAACAGAAGCACAAAGAGCGAGCAAAGCAACCCTGAATTCCATTaggtttttgcttttcttccttttttttttccttcttaaaaaaaaaaaattaaaacaaaaaaaaaaaccaaacagacaaacacaaaacaaaaacatttcagacGTATGCTTCCCCTTGAGATGGTAATAGGTGGGTTGAAAAGACTCCTCTGATCGGCTGCACACGGAGTTCTAGCAGCAAGAAGGGAAACGGAAATTTTGGATGAGCTTTACTATTTTGCAGCATTCTGGTGGTATCTGTGCCGCCAAACTTCATGTATCTTTTTGCACCATTTATGAGCATTCCCACTTGGGTCCATCAGGTAATATGTCCTGTTTGGCTATAAGTGAACAACATTTCAATGATTACTCCAAACATAGTTAACCAAAAAGCAGTAGTAATTCTGCACCTaccaataaaataattattcataATTAGTTCATTAACTTTCTGAAAGTTAAACTCAATTACAGCTATGTAACATTATATATTACTGATTAACCATACATCTGGCACCTCAATATTTTTAAGCAGTCAACTGACAATATATTAATACACCTCTCATGATTCACTACATATAAAGAGGGCTAAATTTTAGAAGCCCTTAAGAATGTCCTTCAAATCCCAAAATCCACTTACAGTTTATTTAAACActaataataaaaacacagtTGCATTTTTGTGAGAAATGTGTATGTCAGAGTGCgtttttgtgtgatttttgttttattattgtttgattttgtttgggggtgaggattttgtgcctttttttggttggttgactttgttcaggtttttgtttatttttgttttaaattaagactATGAAATTTTGTATCTAAGCTATTATACCTTCtccagaaaaatctttttgatAACAGCTTAGAGAAATTGCCCAAGGACCTTAAAGCAATTTacaaagaaattcaaagaaGAAACTTACCGTGTGAACAAAGAACGTCTTAAAATTCTTGGCTTCTGGACGCAACTCTAAAGACCATGGAATTTCTCCTTTTAGAACTTTGTTGACAGGATCCACATAATACAGGTGGGGCCCTTCCGTGAGCAGCAATTGGCGCCGACGTGCAAACAATCCCTAACAAGAAAAGTAGAAGcagcaatgcaaaaaaaaaaaccatgaaggAATCAAAAATGTAAATCTACAGATCTCTGAACTGAACAAGAGAGGCAGGATAAAACCAGCTCAGTGATAGGATGgtatgtttgggtttgggggtctTTAATTTTACTTTACCTATTTGACCTCACTCCTTTTTTAGGTGTTGCAGGTGCATTTCTACTACATGGCAAAACACAAGTACTATTTTGGGAAAGTATCTTCAAGTTCTAGTAAAACATAAAACACCTAGCTGTACAGAGTGAAGCAGAATCTATGTCTCAAAGAAATCAATAGTCATGATTTTGTAGAAAAGACTACGAAGAAGCAGGCAGTAACTTAGATAAAAGAGAACCTTCTTTCCTGTAAAGCTGATGCAGACTACCCTTGCTCATCTGTACACTGCTGAAGTTAACTCTTATGTTCTAATGtcatctctccctctctcaggATAAAGGTACAAAGTCAGATCCAGAAAAAACACCACAGTTGAAAACAACATGGgcttgtatttcattttttggtatttttggtTCAAACCACATTCAGACATGCATCAAGAAAGAGTGTTTAGTGGACTATATCAgactgggaggaggagggggagcaaACACTCATTTGCTACAATCTCAAAATGAAAGCATCAATAGCAGATTTACTTTAGGCTTTTCCAGGAAATCAAGAGCACATCACtaaatcaagggaaaaaaaaccaaaacaatctgttcacaagaaaacatgaatttttaaaagtaacttGTTTATAGGTGCCAAATTGTTTAAACAAGGAAGGTTTAAAACAGGCTGCTTATCTATGCTGCAACTGAAAAAACCTGACAGCTGAATCTTGTTACAGGAAATTAAGAAAAGCCCTTACCTTTCTTTTGTCCACTGGACCCATTTTTAGGATTAAGTTATTCTCTACAAACTGATgccttagaaaaagaaaaataactattACTCCAGAAGTAATTCCTTCACAGAAACAGCTGTTATTATCAAGCAGTTTTTCACGTCACCCCTTGCGTGTCCTTTTCCACAAGAGTCCTGAACAACTTTAGTACATGAGTTTTGGACTCTTCCTCAGCCCAGACCAGAgagtttttttctaaaatttgacagggggtaaaaaaaaccaaccaaccaaaaccaaacaaaaaaacccaaccaaacaaaaaaaccccccaaccaaccaaaaaaaaaaattaacaagaccaaacaaaccagcaaaaaaataaacaacaaaaaacccaaacaaaccaaccaaccaaaaaaacccccacctaAACACATCaacccccccaacccccctcaccccaaacaaacaagaacaacaaaaattcaCACATGAGAGACTTCTCTGAAGagtgaaaagaaatgctgttacATAATCTGGAGGTATTTTGGTTAGATATCCACAGAATATTATCATGCAAAAAATTCCAACAACTTATGGCATCTGTAAAAAAGGAGGAACCTTTTCTAGTTCTAGGACTGTAGAGCGAAGACTCCTCAGCACTGGATAGCGTCATTCTGCCTATCTTATAAACACACTCCACATCATCTTCTAGACCTTGcaaattttagaaatataatATTAGGGTTTTGCTgccactgctttaaaaatagaagcCAAGAAAAATCTAGTTGCTAATTGTTTACTTGAAAATACTAAGATTGACAAATATTAATTTGAATCAAAATCACTTATTTTTCAGGATTCTTTATTGCTGTGCAAGCTAGTTAGCTACATTCAAAGATCCTACCAAGGATTTCCACCAGCTTGTTTTGCCAGAAGTAACCtcttttcatcttcagaaaATTGTAAATCCAGCTCAAAGGAATTGTTGTCAAGATCATGAATATACTGTTCAATATTTCCTCCTGATGTCTGTGGTGTACTTGTCTCTGCAGCAGACAGTGAATGGGAAGAGGCAGAACTAGAAACTTGCATGCAACCGAACTGACTCAGGAGATTGTCATACTAAAGgaggaaacaaaatgaagtaattaaatgtcttttattaaaaagcttATTTTGCACCAAACTGTGGCTTTTAATTTAAGcatgcttttgtttattttgcttttgggCAAAACCCCAGCCTATTCCCTATAGATCAGCAGGCATTTATGCAAAAAAGTATGACTGATCAAAAGCAAGCCAGCCTTGTTTTTTCAAAACACTCGCTTTATCGGAAAACAAATGCTGATTTAAGTAAAAACATAACCAGCAATTTTTATTAGACTCTTAATAATTAAAGTCTTCATCAAAATATAACTAATCAGTAgtttcagtaaaaatatttatattatttatttctatcaATAATCAGTAATTACGCTATAATGGAAGTAAGTCTCAGGCAGCATCAGAGCTGAATATAGTAGTAGACAAACGTACATTTCCATAACAATCTTCATCATCCTCTGACATAGCAGGTAAATATGCTGTAAGTTTAGGGGGTGTCTGAAGATGTAGGTTCTCCCACACAATGGACTCGAAGAAGGGGTGAGCCTTAAGAGGTCCATATCCTCCCATTTCTTCACAACCTAATCTGTTGGTAGCATCTAGAACCtaagcaaattaaaattaagttaACCTgcacaaaataatgaaaatgtaaaaaaccagCTTGTCCCACTGCCCTAAGCATACATATCTATAATATAAGGAGgttgttaataataaatttatcAGTATGTCTTGTCAACAAGATTTTGTATTAGATCAGCTCACAGATCTAAGGACAGGAGCACTTCTTTAGGTCCACACAATTTTCTGGCTTTGCTTCTTCATAAAGACTGAAGCAAACATACAGAGAAGGCCTGATGAAGCACACCTCATTTAAGTTTAGTCCACCATCACATTCTAGTGATGCAAGAAGCTGTGGAAACTATAGTTGGTGTCAAACATCAACCTCTCAAGCACCTTAAAGTGACACAGTTCTTGGGATACAACCAGGTTAATACAACCTGGACTTCACCATTCAGGAGACACCGGCTTGGCCATagagctggccttggacacagGAACACACTGCTAGGCCTTTCAGGTTGTATTCATCATCATCCACAAAGGTAAGTGCTTCCTCCTTATCCCCTGCTAATATGATAGGCTATTGAACTTTAAAAAGCTTATAACACCTAAAATGTTCTCTGCATATTCACTTGAGTGGCTATGATCTCACTGATGGAACAGAActactttttcttcctacttGTCAAACCTTCACAGGCACAGTAATTCTTAGGCTGATACTATTGAGACATGTTAAATGCAAGATAACTGCATGCTAAAATGCAAAGCAACTGGATTTATACTGAAATGAATATATCTGCCTGTGATGTACAGAACGCTGTTTTCAACTAAACGATCCATTATACAATGCAAACCCAATTAATTTGAGAACTATGTAAGCCTAAGTATTTGAATCTTAATTTCTGTTTGTAATGCACAGTATCTAGAATTGTTTGCTTCCATTTCATAGAAAGACAGTCCTTGTCCACACTTTagaattcagatttaaaaaaaaaaaaaattgaagtgcTGTTTAATAACAGATGTTGACTTTCAAGACACTCCCCTATACAGTCAACAATGCTCACAGATGTTCCTATTATAAGATTTGCAAGAGCGCACAAAAACTTTCAGGAAAGAGAACTACGTAAGCTGAATGTTTCCAATGTCATCACACCATTTAATGACAAATCAAGTTCAGGGATATCTTTTGGTTCAAGAAGTTAGGCATTTAGGCACTTGGTCAGTTACGAAATCTACCAACACAAGCCTTACTacattcaaaaagaaaagcccaaGATTTACCAATAGCTTTTCCACGAGGTCCTTTGCCTTGGGAAAAAATTTTTCTGGGAAGTCATATTCCAACTTTATTATCTTCTGGAATATAAGATATTCatttctgcagaagagaaaaatattaactcTTGTTATTAGCTCTCCATGGTTCTTTCACCTTAACCTGAATAACCCAGACAAATACTAAACAAGAAACCTACGAGTTAAGTTACTTTCCCATAAATCTTCCTAGGGTGAAGGAGTACTATAACCCTGTAAGCACCAGATACTTGAGCAGTAACAAGAAAAGCTCAAATGACTCAACAGAGAGAGCTGAGGATATGCCTTATAAAAATATAGTTACATGGCAAAATTAACATGCGAAATTCTAGGATAGCTTAAGGAACCTCTCTCTCAGGATCTCTATAGCTAAGCAATTTCATGACATcaaaaaggacaaataaaagCAGGCATGACATTAACACCAACTCTGTATCATGAAAATACTTCAGAACTGGTAGTAAGGTAAAAATCAAATCAGAGACAATATATTTATGATCCACAAGTAAATAATTAGCTCAAATCTCTTACCCAGCTCTAAATGGAGGCAATCCAGCTACAAGTTGATATATTATGCATCCCAGAGCCCAGAGGTCAGAGCTTcaaaacaaagaggaagaaacatAGCAACTTTTTGTAAAAGGAGTCTTTacaatgtaatttaaaaagaaaaattcttaacCTTCTGCTACTTAGAACATAGCGTGAACCCAGCGGACAAACCTGCTTTGTATAATTTCCATACTATTTTCACTTCAGCCCTTGACAGAAGAGTAGGCTAGCAACACAACTTTCAAGAAAGAACTGTAGAGTAACAGTCCCACAAAAACTGACTACAAGCACAAGAGGAAGACAGCTGAATTCTCAGTCAGAATAATGGGTATGTAATGACTCTGAAAAGAATACTGATTATCTACATGACGATTCAAAGATGCACCCAATTTAATTCAATATATGCcctttcagaattaaaatactttcctcTAAatatctgattaaaaaaattacaattcagctttttacctttttcacttaaagcttttcttaagacacaaacaaaaagacagGCTATAATGGTATGTGAGGGAAAGTTAAATTTTAGTGTGGTGGGTAAAGTTTTAGTGTGTTGGCCTGAAAGTGTACTTTTAACTTATTTTACCTTGAGGCAACCTATCCATAGATTTGATTAAAGCTTCAAAGCCCTCATAGAAGACTAAAATACTAACAAAGACTTAAAACTACTCAATGTAAGAGTTTCCTGTACAGATGAAGCATTATGCAACTTCTAAAAGGAGAAGATATTCTGAGTAAGTCTTTCCACTAGCCAAAACAGTCAAAAACTCTTCACTGATGAAAGAAGATGTGAAAAGTCTGATGGTATTTCTCTGACTTCAAAAAATGCTAGCACAAATTACCATACCTATTCATATAAACGATCTTTTGTACCTGTGATTTGTCAGCTACTAGCTTACTCTTCCATCATTGCAATAAAATAGATATACACATTCAGTAGGTTACCATCAACAAACAATTTTAACAAGTTAAGAAATTTCTTAAGGGCATCACTCGTACCAGGCACAGAGACAAGCTTTAAAATGTTGCAAATCCCAAATACAGTTTTGGAAAGGTAACTGCAAGTTGATCTAAATACAAGTCAAAGAAAGCTGCAGCCTTCTCCCTAACTGAACAGCACGTGACATTCCATTGTTACTACAGCAGGAAATACCATATTTGAGCAATCTTATacaaaatggaattaaaataattatattatttgGATAACAGACAAAAGTTTTTCTGATCTATTTATGGGTAAGAAGTCCAACTTCACCTTACACATCTCCTTTTCCAGCAACACCTAAACCTGTTTGTAGAACTCCAAAAAGTAGATAAATGGAGGAAACCAGCCCTCAGACAAGAAACAATActtgataagaaaaaaattttcaaactCTCTTAAAAAACCTTTATACTCAAGCatcttgtttctttaaaatactgagcttgcttgcttgcttgaTTTATCCATTCCTCCCCATTCGACAGCTTCCTGACAGAGTCAGTAAAGTTCTGGAATTTGGAGTCCTCACCTCTTACAGGCAGATTTCTCTGTCAGCAGTTCTGGAGAAACATACTGTGCTGTCCCTACAAATGAGTTTGCCCGCGCTGTTAgggaaatagaaagaaataagcAAGCACATACTCATGGATAAGCCAAtattccccttcctcccctgtccccactcagttaaaaaaaaaccccaaaaggcaATCCATTGCAAGTTACATAATGCTACAAAGAACCCAtgagaatttaatttctctaCCTGTCCTCAAAACCTGCTTGGAAGAAACAAATCAATCTCAGTGGTACCTATCTGGTTCAAGAAGGTAGGCATTTAGGTATTAGTTAGTTATAAAATCTACCAACACAAGCTTGCtacagtcaagaaaaaaaaaaagtctattgAATTCAGTTCAGCCTACTGCTTTTTTCAAGCATTGTTTGCAGCATCTATTTACAGTCTATTAGTAACAACTAAAGACACATTAATTCTAGAACCTTCACATTTATGCAATTCTGACAGCCACTGGACTTAAACATATAAGCAGAGTAAAACTTACTGTATCAGGTTAGCCACAGTACCTGTTTGTTTGTATTCTTGCCTTGCAAATGAAAACTAAGTAATCTGAAGTAGTTAAACTACCCACTGTATTTGGTAATCTAGCTGGTATACCACTACACCAAATATTACCTCCTCTGACATAATCTAAGTAGCGACAGTCAAAACTGTTTCAAGATATTTTAGTGATTTAGGTAAGGTAATGATATTTGAAGGTTACAATTTGGTAAATACaacataaatacattttctaagGATCACTTGCTATAATTACTGGCGTCACATAATGAATAATGGCAAACCTTGTCTGCTATCCGCAGATAATACTTTCGCTGTTCCAAAGTCTGTTATTTGAATGTGCATATCTTCATTTAACAAGATGTTCTCTGGCTTAAGGTCCCtggaaaagacagatttttataTTCAAACAGCACACAAAGTTAAAACTGACCTAAGTCTAGTGACTTAGATACATAATGCTACAACAAATGAGTGCAGACACTCTATAAACATTGTTACAACAACTTCTCTAACTTGTAGCTGTCAACCTGCAGACTAACAGATTTTGGTAAGTCCAttacttaactttttttttaaaacatcgAGTAAATAATTATCTCAAAACTACGCTACTGTGCATGTCACATgctcaaaaatttaaaaaaaaaaaaaaaggacaaacaaaaaactcaaacaaatcccaacaaaaaccccacctcacaaagacacacacaaaaacccaagCCCCTTCACTCCAAAGccttaatttaaattaaaaaattaaatctgataGATTGATATGGCATTGAGAGCTTCTAGGTCTCTTTCCTCATTGCAAAACTCCAGTTGGTCAAACACTGGCAAACCCAGCCCTAGCTAAATGTCCTGACTGGGTAAGAACCATAGATCACCTCCATGCATAATCTGTAATTTCAAATGCATGCCTACCATTTGCATAGACACTGCCTCTGATTCTGAATAAAACCAGACTTCACAGTATCACAAACACGACAGAAAGCAATACAGAGGTAGATGTCAAGAGGTGCATTAGAAACAATTTAAGAGCATTCTGTTGCACTGATACGATATTCCTTTGCACCAAGTTTCCTTAGCTGAtccaaaaagaaattacatacTTCCCTCATAAGCAGTATCTTTGAATACTCATAAAGAAATCTAGGAGCATGggagttgttttgtttgactaataagaaaaaaacagtaaaaactgAAAGCTGTTTCTGTCAATCACTGTGcagcattattttcttcagattaAAGCCCCCTACTATGGAAAAGCATGAGTTGTACAGTTTAAAGTCTGGAAACTAGCACAAACTGTTTGTAAACAAACAGTTCTGTGTAGGGCCTTTTTAAGATACATATGTATGCAGATATATTGTACTCTGTACACACATATATACTGTTTATATAATATATCATATACCCACATTAATACAGTATTATGGATCTATAGCTATATATCCAGATACACAGAGAGGTATCTGTAATAA encodes the following:
- the PDPK1 gene encoding 3-phosphoinositide-dependent protein kinase 1 isoform X3, translated to MASTGSPLYDAVPIQSSVVLCSCSSPSMVRNQADSSTPSVISTCGSRQGSNMEGTAPESRSNSNSLQQHTGQQPPQPRKKRPDDFKFGKILGEGSFSTVVLARELASSREYAIKILEKRHIIKENKVPYVTRERDVMSRLDHPFFVKLYFTFQDDEKLYFGLSYAKNGELLKYIRKIGSFDETCTRFYTAEIVSALEYLHGKGIIHRDLKPENILLNEDMHIQITDFGTAKVLSADSRQARANSFVGTAQYVSPELLTEKSACKSSDLWALGCIIYQLVAGLPPFRAGNEYLIFQKIIKLEYDFPEKFFPKAKDLVEKLLVLDATNRLGCEEMGGYGPLKAHPFFESIVWENLHLQTPPKLTAYLPAMSEDDEDCYGNYDNLLSQFGCMQVSSSASSHSLSAAETSTPQTSGGNIEQYIHDLDNNSFELDLQFSEDEKRLLLAKQAGGNPWHQFVENNLILKMGPVDKRKGLFARRRQLLLTEGPHLYYVDPVNKVLKGEIPWSLELRPEAKNFKTFFVHTPNRTYYLMDPSGNAHKWCKKIHEVWRHRYHQNAAK
- the PDPK1 gene encoding 3-phosphoinositide-dependent protein kinase 1 isoform X4, which translates into the protein MYDAVPIQSSVVLCSCSSPSMVRNQADSSTPSVISTCGSRQGSNMEGTAPESRSNSNSLQQHTGQQPPQPRKKRPDDFKFGKILGEGSFSTVVLARELASSREYAIKILEKRHIIKENKVPYVTRERDVMSRLDHPFFVKLYFTFQDDEKLYFGLSYAKNGELLKYIRKIGSFDETCTRFYTAEIVSALEYLHGKGIIHRDLKPENILLNEDMHIQITDFGTAKVLSADSRQARANSFVGTAQYVSPELLTEKSACKSSDLWALGCIIYQLVAGLPPFRAGNEYLIFQKIIKLEYDFPEKFFPKAKDLVEKLLVLDATNRLGCEEMGGYGPLKAHPFFESIVWENLHLQTPPKLTAYLPAMSEDDEDCYGNYDNLLSQFGCMQVSSSASSHSLSAAETSTPQTSGGNIEQYIHDLDNNSFELDLQFSEDEKRLLLAKQAGGNPWHQFVENNLILKMGPVDKRKGLFARRRQLLLTEGPHLYYVDPVNKVLKGEIPWSLELRPEAKNFKTFFVHTPNRTYYLMDPSGNAHKWCKKIHEVWRHRYHQNAAK
- the PDPK1 gene encoding 3-phosphoinositide-dependent protein kinase 1 isoform X1 produces the protein MASTGSPLVSPGAGGGPRARRAMASTGSPLYDAVPIQSSVVLCSCSSPSMVRNQADSSTPSVISTCGSRQGSNMEGTAPESRSNSNSLQQHTGQQPPQPRKKRPDDFKFGKILGEGSFSTVVLARELASSREYAIKILEKRHIIKENKVPYVTRERDVMSRLDHPFFVKLYFTFQDDEKLYFGLSYAKNGELLKYIRKIGSFDETCTRFYTAEIVSALEYLHGKGIIHRDLKPENILLNEDMHIQITDFGTAKVLSADSRQARANSFVGTAQYVSPELLTEKSACKSSDLWALGCIIYQLVAGLPPFRAGNEYLIFQKIIKLEYDFPEKFFPKAKDLVEKLLVLDATNRLGCEEMGGYGPLKAHPFFESIVWENLHLQTPPKLTAYLPAMSEDDEDCYGNYDNLLSQFGCMQVSSSASSHSLSAAETSTPQTSGGNIEQYIHDLDNNSFELDLQFSEDEKRLLLAKQAGGNPWHQFVENNLILKMGPVDKRKGLFARRRQLLLTEGPHLYYVDPVNKVLKGEIPWSLELRPEAKNFKTFFVHTPNRTYYLMDPSGNAHKWCKKIHEVWRHRYHQNAAK
- the PDPK1 gene encoding 3-phosphoinositide-dependent protein kinase 1 isoform X2 gives rise to the protein MDKKYDAVPIQSSVVLCSCSSPSMVRNQADSSTPSVISTCGSRQGSNMEGTAPESRSNSNSLQQHTGQQPPQPRKKRPDDFKFGKILGEGSFSTVVLARELASSREYAIKILEKRHIIKENKVPYVTRERDVMSRLDHPFFVKLYFTFQDDEKLYFGLSYAKNGELLKYIRKIGSFDETCTRFYTAEIVSALEYLHGKGIIHRDLKPENILLNEDMHIQITDFGTAKVLSADSRQARANSFVGTAQYVSPELLTEKSACKSSDLWALGCIIYQLVAGLPPFRAGNEYLIFQKIIKLEYDFPEKFFPKAKDLVEKLLVLDATNRLGCEEMGGYGPLKAHPFFESIVWENLHLQTPPKLTAYLPAMSEDDEDCYGNYDNLLSQFGCMQVSSSASSHSLSAAETSTPQTSGGNIEQYIHDLDNNSFELDLQFSEDEKRLLLAKQAGGNPWHQFVENNLILKMGPVDKRKGLFARRRQLLLTEGPHLYYVDPVNKVLKGEIPWSLELRPEAKNFKTFFVHTPNRTYYLMDPSGNAHKWCKKIHEVWRHRYHQNAAK